The following are encoded in a window of Bos indicus x Bos taurus breed Angus x Brahman F1 hybrid chromosome 4, Bos_hybrid_MaternalHap_v2.0, whole genome shotgun sequence genomic DNA:
- the CCDC71L gene encoding coiled-coil domain-containing protein 71L, with amino-acid sequence MRRSVKRRRRRPPAAPAAAARGGGFRLGGGAGLEAREEKVVYSRSQLSLADSTKALGDAFKLFMPRSTEFMSSDAELWSFLCSLKHQFSPHILRSKDVYGYSSCRALVPEPPGGPTARGPTRRPAPSAAARRRRRGARAPAARRRKLPPPPPPVPEESCPVKPAAPEPCFGGRTLEEIWRAATPTLTTFPTIRVGSDVWGERSLAAARRKARQILRVNLEPVVRLRRFPVPRA; translated from the coding sequence ATGCGGCGCAGCGTGAAGAGGCGGCGGCGCCGGCCCCCGGCGGCCCCGGCCGCGGCCGCCCGGGGCGGCGGCTTTAGGCTGGGAGGAGGAGCCGGTCTGGAGGCgcgggaggagaaggtggtgtaCTCGCGGTCGCAACTGTCGCTGGCCGACAGCACCAAGGCACTGGGCGACGCCTTCAAGCTGTTCATGCCCCGCAGCACGGAGTTCATGAGCTCGGACGCGGAGCTCTGGAGCTTCCTCTGCAGCCTCAAGCACCAGTTCTCCCCGCACATCCTGCGCAGCAAGGACGTCTACGGCTACTCCTCTTGCCGGGCACTCGTCCCCGAGCCCCCAGGGGGCCCCACCGCCCGCGGCCCGACGCGCAGGCCGGCCCCGAgcgcggcggccaggaggaggcGCCGCGGAGCCCGGGCGCCAGCCGCCCGCCGGAGGAAGctgccgccgcccccgccgccggtCCCCGAGGAGAGCTGCCCCGTCAAGCCTGCGGCCCCGGAACCCTGCTTCGGGGGCCGCACCCTGGAGGAGATCTGGAGGGCGGCCACCCCGACGCTGACCACCTTCCCCACCATCCGCGTCGGCAGCGACGTGTGGGGAGAGCGCAGCCTGGCGGCGGCACGGCGTAAAGCGCGCCAAATCCTGCGAGTGAACCTGGAACCCGTGGTGAGGCTCCGCCGCTTCCCGGTGCCCCGGGCATGA